One genomic region from Desulfuromonas sp. TF encodes:
- the ccsA gene encoding cytochrome c biogenesis protein CcsA — protein sequence MIPVKSPLLAGAFALYLFSVFLYLLHVRYRRPLLWRGAFLLVLAGFSIQTFILGLRWTEAGYLPVTNLFSTQFFFSWALAATYIYFELRYRLHAAGLFVIFLNLLLLGSALPRDPAIPPLIPTLDTPLFTFHVAFSFTGYAFFAMAFSLGALYLVQRRLASPLLPDLALLRKVNEESIFLGFCLFTLCMILGSIWAYIAWGYYFSWNIKGVWSFLVWIFYAGMCHAKFIRRWQGTGYAVLSIAGFGVVLFTYLGIGLLLQSNHPLD from the coding sequence ATGATTCCAGTTAAATCACCTCTGCTTGCCGGGGCATTCGCCCTGTATCTCTTCTCCGTCTTCCTTTATCTGCTTCATGTCAGATATCGACGCCCCCTCCTCTGGCGGGGCGCTTTTCTCCTGGTCCTGGCCGGCTTCTCGATTCAGACCTTCATCCTCGGTCTGCGCTGGACCGAAGCCGGGTACCTGCCGGTGACCAACCTCTTTTCCACCCAGTTTTTCTTCAGCTGGGCCCTGGCCGCCACCTACATCTACTTCGAACTGCGCTACCGCCTCCATGCCGCAGGGCTCTTCGTGATCTTTCTCAATCTTCTCCTGCTTGGAAGCGCCCTGCCCCGGGACCCAGCCATCCCGCCGCTTATCCCGACGCTTGACACACCTCTTTTCACCTTTCATGTCGCCTTTTCCTTCACCGGATATGCATTTTTCGCCATGGCCTTCTCCCTCGGAGCCCTCTACCTGGTGCAGCGTCGGCTCGCATCTCCCCTCCTTCCGGATCTGGCATTGCTGCGAAAGGTGAACGAGGAATCGATATTCCTGGGGTTCTGCCTGTTCACCCTGTGCATGATTTTGGGAAGCATCTGGGCCTACATCGCCTGGGGTTATTACTTCTCCTGGAATATAAAGGGGGTCTGGTCTTTCCTGGTCTGGATTTTCTATGCGGGGATGTGCCATGCCAAGTTCATCCGCCGCTGGCAGGGAACCGGCTATGCCGTACTTTCCATCGCTGGATTCGGAGTGGTCCTCTTCACCTACCTGGGCATCGGTCTGCTCCTCCAAAGCAACCATCCCCTCGACTGA
- a CDS encoding DnaJ family domain-containing protein, with product MDIFAAIAEQKITEAIHRGELDNLALKGQPIRAENLSDVPEELRMGFKILKNAGILPEELQLNREIITLRDLIESCREPDERKELKKTLTARQLHYDILMERNFSRPVYRQYESRIRKKLGV from the coding sequence ATGGACATCTTTGCAGCGATTGCCGAACAGAAAATAACCGAAGCCATCCACCGGGGCGAATTGGACAACCTCGCTTTGAAAGGGCAGCCGATCCGGGCTGAAAATCTCTCCGATGTCCCGGAAGAGCTGCGCATGGGATTCAAGATTCTGAAGAACGCCGGTATTCTTCCCGAAGAACTGCAGCTCAATCGGGAAATTATCACCCTGAGGGACCTGATCGAATCCTGCCGCGAGCCGGACGAGCGCAAGGAACTGAAAAAGACGCTCACTGCCAGACAGCTCCACTATGACATCCTCATGGAGAGAAATTTTTCCCGTCCCGTCTACCGGCAATACGAATCCAGGATCAGGAAAAAACTAGGCGTCTAA
- a CDS encoding class I SAM-dependent rRNA methyltransferase: protein MNRLILHPGHDRRARGGHPWIFSNEINSFDEEPSAGDALEVASHSGEFLGIAYFNPHSLIAARILSRQKESIDTVDFFRRRITSALDYRHRLYGPEEALRVVYGEGDQLPGLVVDRYCKVLSVQFLTLGMERRRDLVLEALVDIFRPAAIVARNDVAVRELEGLPCAVELLHGEIPEPLIMKEHGLQFRVDVLGGQKTGHFLDQKENHQALNGRVEGGRVLDLFCYSGSWSMHAAHYGAAEVIGADSSPTALALAEENVRLNGLESKCSFVRADAFELLRELGRSGERYRTIILDPPAFVKSKKKLQEAIKGYLTINRRAMELLEPGGFLFSCTCSHHLDRETFLNTLRKAAAQAGRTIRLVEMRGQSYDHPVLLSCPETEYLKCAVLQAL from the coding sequence GTGAACCGCCTCATCCTGCATCCGGGTCACGACCGCCGCGCCCGCGGCGGTCACCCCTGGATTTTCAGCAATGAAATAAATTCCTTCGATGAAGAGCCGTCAGCCGGAGACGCCCTTGAAGTGGCTTCTCACAGCGGCGAGTTTCTCGGAATTGCCTACTTCAATCCCCATTCCCTGATTGCCGCGCGCATCCTTTCGCGGCAAAAGGAATCAATTGACACGGTCGATTTCTTCCGTCGTCGGATCACTTCCGCCCTCGATTACCGGCACCGGCTCTATGGACCTGAGGAAGCCCTGCGCGTCGTTTACGGCGAAGGAGATCAGCTTCCGGGGCTGGTCGTTGACCGCTACTGCAAAGTCCTTTCAGTTCAGTTCCTCACCCTCGGCATGGAGCGACGCCGCGATCTGGTGCTGGAAGCTCTGGTCGATATTTTCCGGCCCGCCGCGATCGTTGCACGCAACGACGTGGCCGTGCGGGAGCTGGAAGGGTTGCCTTGCGCTGTGGAACTGCTTCACGGTGAAATACCCGAGCCGCTGATCATGAAAGAGCATGGGTTGCAGTTCCGCGTCGATGTCCTGGGAGGACAGAAAACCGGGCATTTTCTCGACCAGAAGGAAAATCACCAGGCTCTCAATGGACGGGTCGAGGGCGGCCGGGTTTTGGACCTCTTCTGCTATTCAGGAAGCTGGTCGATGCATGCCGCCCATTACGGAGCCGCTGAAGTCATCGGCGCGGACAGCTCTCCCACAGCTCTGGCCCTGGCCGAGGAAAACGTGCGCCTGAACGGCCTGGAATCGAAATGTTCCTTTGTCCGCGCCGACGCTTTCGAACTGCTGAGGGAGCTGGGGCGCAGCGGCGAACGCTATCGCACCATCATTCTCGACCCCCCGGCTTTCGTCAAGAGCAAAAAAAAGCTGCAGGAGGCGATCAAGGGGTACCTTACCATCAATCGCCGGGCGATGGAACTGCTGGAGCCAGGCGGATTCCTCTTTTCCTGCACCTGCTCCCATCACCTGGACAGGGAAACTTTTTTGAACACCCTGCGCAAAGCCGCCGCCCAGGCAGGCCGCACGATCCGGCTCGTAGAGATGCGGGGGCAATCCTACGATCATCCGGTCCTGCTGAGCTGTCCGGAGACGGAATACCTCAAATGCGCGGTCCTTCAGGCCCTCTAA
- a CDS encoding thioredoxin domain-containing protein, giving the protein MNNRPHDEDPVQRLSEIDTKTLPVDGGERYNRLIFAKSPYLLQHAENPIDWYQWGKEAFARARSEDKPVFLSIGYSTCHWCHVMAHESFEDDEIAKLINRHYIAIKVDREERPDVDNTYMAVCQMMTGSGGWPLNLVLALDKKPFFAATYIPRKSRGGMVGLYELLTKVAEMWSSDRERLLRTGDEVGEALLRLEDEGNEGKNTLTDEPLNMAYQQFLSTYDREHAGFGTPKFPSPHNLSLLLRLGRRTGQEESRVMALNTLQRIRLGGIFDHIGFGIHRYAVDAGWLVPHFEKMLYDQSLAVPAYLEAFQFAGDQFYAQAAREILEYVLRDLKHPEGGFYCGEDADSEGAEGTFYLWTPAQVREVLGEELGTVFCRSYDITEEGNFEGKNIPHLKEDLASLARRVDVPVGSLSDLLAEGRQRLFDAREKRVRPHRDDKVLTGWNGLTIGALARAGAVLAEKRFIEQARSAAHFILSRLRDENGRLLRRFRRGEAAISGFLEDYAFFVWGLIELYLADFDPLHLRTACELTEEMEELFSDGQGRYFDTGKDAETVLVRSRSLQDGAIPSGNSVAAFNLLRLGRLTGRGNLEERGEELLKGWMARVNRYPSAYSQYLIALDYSLGTKSEVVLAGEKEDLSTVELLIRLRSRFLPHTVVLLRKPGDEELEAISDLAEGKEMIQGEAAAYICMDRTCMQPVTEAEELTRILEGVETASGEGK; this is encoded by the coding sequence ATGAATAACCGTCCTCATGATGAAGATCCCGTCCAGCGCCTGAGTGAAATCGACACGAAAACTTTGCCGGTCGATGGAGGCGAGCGGTACAATCGGCTCATCTTCGCCAAAAGTCCCTACCTGCTTCAGCATGCCGAAAATCCTATCGACTGGTATCAATGGGGAAAGGAGGCGTTCGCCCGCGCTCGATCAGAGGACAAACCGGTCTTTCTCTCCATTGGTTATTCCACCTGTCACTGGTGCCATGTGATGGCGCATGAATCCTTCGAGGACGATGAAATCGCCAAATTGATCAATCGGCACTATATCGCCATCAAAGTTGACCGCGAAGAGCGCCCCGATGTGGACAACACCTACATGGCGGTCTGCCAGATGATGACGGGAAGCGGCGGATGGCCTCTGAATCTCGTCCTGGCCCTGGACAAGAAACCCTTCTTCGCCGCCACCTACATCCCCCGTAAATCCCGCGGGGGCATGGTTGGACTTTACGAGCTGCTCACGAAAGTGGCCGAAATGTGGTCCTCCGATCGGGAGCGGCTTCTTCGGACCGGCGATGAGGTGGGTGAGGCGCTGCTGCGCCTGGAGGACGAAGGTAATGAGGGGAAAAACACACTGACTGACGAACCCCTTAACATGGCCTATCAGCAGTTTCTGAGCACCTATGACCGGGAACATGCCGGCTTCGGCACACCAAAATTCCCCAGTCCACACAATCTCTCACTGCTTCTGCGACTAGGGCGGCGAACCGGTCAAGAAGAGTCCAGGGTGATGGCCCTCAACACACTTCAGCGTATCCGCCTGGGAGGAATCTTCGACCATATCGGCTTCGGAATTCATCGATACGCGGTGGATGCCGGCTGGCTCGTTCCTCATTTTGAAAAAATGCTTTACGATCAGTCCCTGGCCGTACCCGCCTACCTGGAGGCTTTTCAGTTTGCCGGGGACCAATTCTACGCGCAGGCGGCCCGGGAAATCCTCGAATATGTCCTCCGTGACCTGAAACATCCCGAGGGCGGTTTTTACTGCGGCGAAGATGCCGATTCGGAGGGGGCGGAAGGAACCTTTTATCTCTGGACCCCGGCTCAGGTCAGGGAAGTGCTCGGGGAAGAGCTGGGGACCGTCTTCTGCCGCAGCTATGACATCACGGAGGAGGGCAATTTCGAGGGGAAAAACATCCCGCATCTGAAGGAAGACCTCGCCTCCCTGGCCCGGCGGGTGGATGTCCCCGTTGGCTCGTTGTCGGATCTTCTGGCCGAAGGGAGACAACGGCTCTTCGATGCCCGGGAGAAGCGCGTCCGTCCCCATCGGGACGATAAGGTCCTGACCGGATGGAACGGGTTGACCATCGGAGCCCTGGCCCGAGCCGGAGCGGTTCTCGCGGAGAAGCGTTTCATCGAACAGGCGCGGAGTGCAGCTCATTTCATCCTGAGCCGTCTGCGCGATGAAAACGGACGGCTGCTCCGTCGTTTCCGCCGGGGCGAAGCGGCCATTTCCGGCTTCCTGGAGGATTATGCCTTTTTTGTCTGGGGGCTTATCGAGCTTTATCTCGCGGATTTCGATCCCCTTCACCTGCGGACGGCCTGCGAACTGACCGAAGAGATGGAGGAACTTTTCAGCGACGGCCAAGGGAGATATTTTGACACAGGAAAGGATGCCGAAACGGTCCTCGTTCGCAGTCGATCCCTGCAGGACGGAGCCATCCCCTCCGGCAATTCCGTTGCGGCCTTCAATCTTCTGCGCCTTGGCCGACTTACCGGCAGGGGAAACCTCGAGGAGCGAGGCGAGGAGCTGCTGAAGGGTTGGATGGCTCGCGTGAACCGTTATCCGTCGGCCTATTCCCAGTATCTCATCGCACTCGATTATTCGCTGGGGACGAAATCGGAGGTCGTTCTGGCAGGCGAAAAGGAAGATTTATCGACTGTGGAACTGTTGATCCGCCTTCGTTCGCGTTTTCTTCCGCACACAGTGGTCCTACTCAGAAAGCCGGGTGATGAGGAGCTGGAAGCCATCTCAGATCTGGCTGAAGGCAAAGAGATGATTCAAGGGGAAGCGGCAGCCTATATCTGCATGGACCGAACATGCATGCAACCGGTAACGGAGGCGGAAGAACTTACGAGAATTCTGGAAGGCGTGGAAACAGCGTCGGGGGAAGGAAAGTAG
- a CDS encoding cytochrome c biogenesis protein ResB, with protein sequence MNFPTLLTKSWKFLCSLKLAVFLASSATLLIMGGSLAMHYHPQVFGAMDRMVLGDWFAAMGNRNPGLTWWLSAAGVFLAFLGVNTLCCFIDWLRNLRARWRKTGEYLIHLGFVLVLAAYFWGSLSGFRSEGNRLLVGEVLSLQGMPGYALRLEAFEPVFSENGRPVDMRSTVTLLKEGVPLKRQVVKTNTPLTYRDLVVVPGSFGQVAEGFQFFLSGGGTVSLTPGTGIPLDGGGILRVVNFFPNAGKRSDRTAVSRGENLGDPAIELELIRPGFDPWRGWYYLREGLPFPLVQAGVRLWPTEPVYRLYSVLTVNRDPGAGIALIGALAMFTGVLFAMASFYYKRARGDRPDIR encoded by the coding sequence ATGAATTTTCCAACCCTGCTGACAAAATCCTGGAAGTTCCTCTGTTCTCTCAAGCTTGCCGTGTTCCTGGCTTCGAGCGCCACCCTGCTGATCATGGGCGGCTCACTGGCCATGCATTATCATCCCCAGGTCTTCGGAGCCATGGATCGCATGGTGCTGGGCGACTGGTTCGCCGCCATGGGCAATCGGAATCCCGGTCTTACCTGGTGGCTGTCGGCAGCCGGGGTCTTTCTCGCCTTTCTCGGGGTGAACACCCTGTGCTGCTTCATCGACTGGCTGCGCAACCTGCGGGCGCGGTGGAGAAAAACCGGCGAGTACCTCATCCATCTCGGCTTCGTCCTGGTTCTTGCCGCCTATTTCTGGGGGAGCCTGTCCGGATTCCGAAGCGAGGGAAACCGCCTTCTGGTCGGCGAGGTGCTGAGCCTTCAAGGCATGCCGGGGTATGCCCTGCGCCTGGAGGCGTTCGAGCCCGTTTTCAGTGAAAACGGCCGTCCTGTCGACATGCGCAGCACCGTCACGCTTCTCAAGGAAGGGGTGCCCCTCAAACGGCAGGTGGTCAAAACCAATACTCCCCTCACCTACCGCGACCTGGTCGTGGTCCCCGGCTCCTTCGGCCAGGTGGCTGAAGGGTTCCAATTTTTTCTCTCGGGGGGCGGCACCGTGTCGCTTACTCCGGGCACCGGCATTCCCCTCGATGGGGGAGGCATCCTGCGGGTGGTCAACTTTTTTCCCAACGCGGGGAAGCGGTCGGATCGAACGGCCGTTTCACGGGGAGAGAACCTCGGGGATCCGGCCATAGAACTGGAGCTTATCCGTCCAGGCTTCGATCCCTGGCGAGGTTGGTACTACCTGAGGGAGGGTTTGCCCTTTCCCCTCGTTCAGGCCGGAGTCCGGCTCTGGCCCACCGAGCCGGTCTACCGACTCTACAGCGTTCTCACCGTGAACCGGGACCCCGGCGCCGGAATCGCCCTGATCGGCGCCCTGGCCATGTTCACGGGGGTACTCTTCGCCATGGCCTCCTTCTACTACAAACGGGCAAGAGGAGATCGCCCCGACATCCGCTGA
- a CDS encoding alpha/beta fold hydrolase, which yields MRRLLLSDGRSLGWREAGEGPPLVLLHGWAMSAAVFTEALDHLSSRFRVLAPDLRGHGASGGGPGYGFADFAADLREWMDALDLRDAAMGGWSLGGQVLLELYPAVRRRVRRLMLIAATPRFASGGDWSKGLPEGQIRAMARDLKRDYLKAMGDFFALQFAGEEIDRVRHRRIIDFAVRQGRLPEAETALAALESLRRGDQRDSLGGIDCPALVLHGELDRVVPPDAGRYLAEHLPQAQLVLLSGVGHAPFLSRPKEMFEAWRNFCE from the coding sequence ATGAGACGCCTGCTACTGTCCGACGGGCGCTCTCTGGGCTGGCGCGAAGCCGGGGAGGGACCGCCTCTCGTTCTCCTGCACGGTTGGGCCATGTCCGCGGCCGTTTTCACCGAGGCCCTCGATCATCTCTCAAGCCGCTTCCGGGTGCTGGCGCCGGATCTTCGCGGGCATGGCGCCTCCGGGGGAGGGCCGGGGTACGGATTCGCCGATTTCGCCGCCGATCTCCGGGAGTGGATGGATGCCCTCGACCTGCGGGATGCGGCCATGGGTGGATGGTCCTTGGGAGGACAGGTGCTGCTCGAGCTCTATCCCGCCGTCCGCCGGCGGGTGCGGCGCCTGATGCTGATCGCCGCAACTCCGCGCTTTGCCTCGGGGGGAGACTGGTCGAAAGGTTTACCCGAAGGACAGATTCGGGCCATGGCCCGCGATCTCAAGCGCGACTACCTCAAGGCCATGGGAGACTTTTTCGCCCTGCAGTTCGCCGGCGAAGAGATCGACCGAGTCCGCCACCGCCGGATTATCGACTTTGCCGTGCGGCAGGGAAGACTGCCGGAAGCCGAAACGGCCCTGGCCGCTCTCGAATCGCTTCGCCGGGGAGATCAGCGCGACAGCCTGGGCGGCATCGATTGTCCTGCTCTGGTTCTGCACGGCGAACTGGACCGGGTCGTTCCTCCGGACGCCGGCCGCTACCTTGCGGAGCATCTCCCCCAGGCCCAGCTGGTCCTGCTTTCCGGCGTCGGTCATGCTCCTTTTCTGAGCCGCCCCAAGGAGATGTTTGAAGCATGGCGGAATTTCTGCGAATGA
- a CDS encoding 4-oxalocrotonate tautomerase family protein yields the protein MPVVIVKTVVGSSQQQKEQLIERITDAMRDVMGKNPETTHVIIEETPEENWGLRGKTVARIRAGK from the coding sequence ATGCCCGTGGTCATTGTCAAAACCGTGGTGGGTTCCTCCCAGCAGCAGAAGGAGCAACTGATCGAGCGGATTACCGACGCAATGCGGGATGTGATGGGCAAGAATCCCGAAACCACCCATGTCATCATCGAGGAAACGCCCGAGGAAAACTGGGGTCTTCGAGGGAAGACGGTTGCCAGGATCCGAGCCGGCAAGTGA
- a CDS encoding DUF3108 domain-containing protein, giving the protein MKTDLPNLLQGPSPIEKMVGETLSYDISFLWFDRVAQGKLSFSRGDRPDSYHAVLEARTLGVAAWLTRDRVQRYVSEMEVGPDGRLRSLSHESRIVKGKGDDIKDRTSLYSFDYRKRQVRYQRARDGEFYKDVLLPMVEGDPNDILTAFYNFRAGFFGQIKEGRRYAIPTFDRDGTEEIVVEVLFPRERPADEFFPREGVLSRISLDQEIFGTGGGLVYVWFDKYGRPARGVVENVIGLGNVRGKLR; this is encoded by the coding sequence TTGAAAACCGATCTTCCCAACCTTCTGCAGGGACCCTCGCCGATAGAGAAGATGGTGGGAGAGACTCTTTCCTATGATATATCCTTTCTCTGGTTCGACCGGGTGGCGCAGGGAAAACTCTCATTCTCACGGGGAGATCGTCCCGATTCCTATCACGCTGTACTGGAAGCCCGCACCTTGGGAGTGGCGGCCTGGCTCACCCGGGACCGTGTTCAGCGCTATGTTTCCGAAATGGAGGTGGGACCGGACGGAAGGCTGCGCTCGCTCTCCCATGAATCCCGTATCGTCAAGGGGAAGGGGGACGACATCAAGGACCGGACGAGCCTGTACTCCTTCGATTATCGGAAGCGCCAGGTCAGGTACCAGCGGGCTCGCGATGGAGAATTTTACAAGGATGTGCTGCTTCCGATGGTCGAAGGGGACCCCAACGATATTCTGACCGCTTTTTACAATTTCAGGGCGGGATTTTTCGGACAGATCAAGGAGGGGAGGCGCTATGCCATCCCCACCTTCGACCGTGACGGAACCGAGGAAATTGTCGTGGAGGTTCTTTTCCCCCGGGAACGCCCCGCTGATGAATTCTTTCCCCGGGAAGGGGTTCTCAGCCGGATCTCTCTGGATCAGGAGATATTCGGCACGGGTGGAGGGCTGGTGTACGTCTGGTTCGATAAATACGGCCGCCCGGCCCGGGGGGTCGTGGAGAACGTCATCGGTCTGGGGAATGTACGGGGGAAGTTGAGATAG
- a CDS encoding methyltransferase domain-containing protein — protein sequence MNRSVIDTRQVRLHFSNHAEEYDRYAVVQKKVVVNLLDLLRSCGPISGPVLEVGCGTGTLSRQIYTLIPALPLMVSDIAHGMTRHAARSVPGVAAVDADAQDLPFRESGFGLVLSSSVYQWMNDLPRAFAEGARVLAPGGRFAFALFGEGTLYELRESHRLALEETGGGRPSHAQDFPSSEEVRSALVAAGFEGVLVRSVYEVERHPGVEILLRHLKRIGAQNAAGRRPPGLGSRRVMERMIQIYRERYGGEENIPATYEVIYGIGRKPA from the coding sequence ATGAATCGATCTGTTATCGACACCCGTCAGGTGCGCCTTCATTTTTCAAATCATGCCGAAGAGTACGATCGCTACGCCGTGGTTCAGAAAAAGGTGGTAGTCAATCTGCTTGACCTGCTGAGGAGCTGTGGACCAATTTCAGGGCCGGTGCTGGAGGTGGGATGCGGCACCGGCACTCTTTCCCGGCAGATTTACACTCTTATCCCTGCACTTCCCCTGATGGTCTCCGATATCGCTCATGGAATGACCAGGCATGCCGCCCGGTCGGTCCCTGGCGTTGCGGCAGTCGATGCCGATGCCCAGGATCTTCCCTTCAGGGAGTCGGGATTCGGCCTCGTTCTCTCCTCTTCTGTCTATCAATGGATGAATGATCTGCCCCGGGCCTTTGCCGAGGGCGCCAGGGTGCTTGCCCCGGGCGGGCGTTTCGCCTTCGCTCTTTTCGGAGAAGGAACACTGTATGAGCTGCGGGAGTCACACCGCCTCGCCCTGGAAGAAACCGGAGGCGGACGTCCTTCCCATGCTCAGGATTTTCCCTCCAGTGAGGAGGTGCGGTCAGCTCTTGTCGCGGCAGGGTTCGAGGGAGTGCTGGTCCGCAGCGTCTACGAGGTGGAAAGGCATCCGGGAGTCGAGATCCTGCTGCGCCATCTGAAACGGATCGGGGCTCAGAATGCCGCCGGACGCCGGCCCCCCGGATTGGGTTCACGGAGGGTGATGGAGCGGATGATCCAGATTTACCGGGAGAGGTACGGAGGGGAAGAGAACATCCCGGCTACCTACGAGGTGATCTACGGCATCGGCCGCAAACCGGCCTGA
- a CDS encoding 6-carboxyhexanoate--CoA ligase → MDHDLYSVRMHASRGGRHLSGAERLGAEEDLEGLAASLLRRALEHPKGRAERICLTVEAVAPEAVRTGRLPDLSTLTVEDYRKGRRAALALLADAGVDPAAADIAMQTLAAGAAPEGSSMRGAMLVDAADGLRLEPDRTRGVRACRMDLTPAAALRLREGLAPLGLDNLHVREALVLAAKVLSAPGIVAELCWSDDPDYTAGYVASPTHGYVRFPHLKPLGDERGGRAFFLQSEGLDVEEVIDYLEHAVFLIDEIGALHGPRPWKE, encoded by the coding sequence ATGGACCATGATCTATACAGCGTACGCATGCACGCTTCCCGAGGCGGAAGACACCTCTCGGGTGCCGAGCGGCTCGGAGCGGAGGAAGACCTGGAAGGGCTGGCCGCCTCTCTGCTGCGCCGGGCTCTCGAACACCCCAAGGGAAGAGCCGAGCGAATCTGCCTTACCGTGGAAGCCGTGGCGCCCGAAGCCGTTCGCACCGGCAGGCTACCCGATCTGTCCACCCTGACGGTCGAAGACTACCGCAAGGGCCGCCGGGCCGCCCTGGCTCTCCTTGCCGATGCCGGCGTCGATCCCGCCGCTGCCGACATCGCCATGCAGACGCTGGCCGCCGGAGCCGCCCCGGAAGGAAGCAGTATGCGCGGGGCGATGCTGGTCGATGCGGCCGACGGCCTGCGTCTCGAACCGGACCGGACACGGGGCGTGCGGGCTTGCCGCATGGACCTCACTCCGGCTGCCGCCCTGCGCCTGCGGGAAGGGCTGGCTCCCCTCGGCCTCGATAACCTGCATGTGCGGGAAGCGCTGGTCCTGGCGGCCAAGGTCCTGTCCGCTCCGGGGATCGTCGCCGAGCTGTGCTGGTCCGACGATCCCGACTACACCGCAGGTTATGTGGCATCCCCGACCCACGGCTATGTTCGCTTCCCGCACCTCAAGCCCCTGGGGGATGAACGGGGCGGTCGGGCCTTTTTCCTTCAGAGCGAGGGATTGGATGTCGAAGAAGTAATCGACTATCTGGAGCATGCCGTGTTTTTGATCGATGAGATCGGCGCCCTGCACGGGCCCCGTCCCTGGAAGGAGTGA
- a CDS encoding helix-turn-helix transcriptional regulator, with product MEQVEFDKMKSFDREAEILKVLGHPIRLKIVAGLMSETCNVKKIWECLELPQATVSQHLALLKNKRIIAGRREGVEVFYHVVCEEARRIVGALFEPSPFQ from the coding sequence ATGGAACAGGTTGAATTCGACAAGATGAAAAGCTTCGACCGCGAAGCGGAAATCCTCAAAGTGCTCGGCCATCCCATCCGGCTGAAGATTGTCGCCGGACTCATGTCCGAGACCTGCAACGTGAAGAAGATCTGGGAATGCCTGGAGCTCCCCCAGGCCACCGTTTCCCAGCATCTGGCCCTGCTCAAGAACAAGAGAATTATCGCGGGAAGGCGCGAAGGCGTGGAGGTCTTCTACCATGTCGTTTGCGAGGAAGCCCGCCGCATCGTGGGTGCTCTTTTCGAACCCAGCCCCTTCCAGTGA
- the bioF gene encoding 8-amino-7-oxononanoate synthase, with amino-acid sequence MDRWRDQLNELKEKGMLRFLRTVEGAQGPRVVLDGRDMLLLCSNNYLGLANHPALVEAAREATSRYGVGTGGSRLISGSMKTHVQLEEHLAAFKGTEGALVFNSGYAANTGILQGLLDEGDVIFSDELNHASIIDGCRLARARTVVYPHADVAALEALLTKEARKRRGRFLVVTDGVFSMDGDIAPLPALVRLKERFDALLMVDDAHGTGVLGEGGRGTAAHLGCLEGIDLHMGTFGKALGCAGAYLAASRIVIDSLINHSRSFIFSTSLPPSVPASALAALDIVAGAEGERLRRALWLNREFFARRLQEGGLDLLGSTTQIVPVLTGDPAPTMEAARYLLAESIFVQGIRPPTVPRGRCRLRATVMAVHEPGDLELAAELIIRAVGGEG; translated from the coding sequence ATGGACCGGTGGCGGGACCAATTGAACGAACTCAAGGAGAAAGGGATGCTGCGTTTTCTCCGGACTGTGGAGGGCGCCCAGGGACCCAGGGTCGTTCTAGACGGACGGGATATGCTGCTCCTCTGCTCCAACAACTATCTCGGCCTGGCGAACCATCCGGCCCTGGTCGAGGCCGCTCGTGAGGCGACTTCTCGCTACGGCGTCGGCACCGGAGGCAGCCGACTGATCTCCGGTTCCATGAAGACTCATGTCCAACTGGAGGAGCATCTCGCAGCCTTCAAGGGGACGGAAGGAGCCCTGGTCTTCAACTCCGGTTATGCCGCCAACACGGGAATTCTTCAGGGACTTCTCGACGAAGGGGACGTGATTTTCTCCGACGAGCTGAATCATGCTTCCATCATCGACGGCTGCCGCCTGGCCCGCGCACGCACCGTCGTTTATCCCCATGCCGACGTCGCGGCACTGGAGGCACTGCTGACAAAGGAGGCGCGAAAACGAAGGGGTCGCTTCCTGGTCGTCACCGATGGGGTTTTCAGCATGGACGGAGACATCGCCCCGCTCCCTGCCCTGGTGCGGCTCAAGGAGCGCTTCGACGCCCTGCTCATGGTGGATGACGCCCACGGCACCGGTGTTCTGGGGGAAGGCGGCCGGGGGACGGCAGCGCATCTGGGGTGCCTGGAGGGGATCGATCTGCATATGGGGACCTTCGGCAAGGCCTTGGGCTGCGCAGGAGCTTACCTTGCAGCCAGCCGCATCGTCATCGATAGCCTCATCAACCATAGCCGCTCCTTCATCTTCTCCACCAGCCTGCCTCCGTCCGTTCCGGCCTCCGCGCTTGCCGCTCTCGATATCGTGGCAGGTGCCGAGGGAGAAAGGCTGCGCCGTGCGCTGTGGCTTAACCGTGAGTTTTTCGCCCGGCGGCTGCAGGAGGGGGGGCTTGATCTGCTGGGAAGCACCACCCAGATTGTTCCGGTTCTCACCGGCGATCCGGCGCCGACCATGGAGGCGGCTCGATATCTTCTCGCGGAAAGTATTTTCGTCCAGGGGATCCGACCCCCCACGGTTCCGCGCGGTCGCTGCCGGCTGAGGGCGACGGTGATGGCCGTTCACGAACCCGGGGACCTGGAACTGGCCGCCGAATTGATCATCCGTGCCGTCGGGGGGGAAGGATGA